The Macrobrachium rosenbergii isolate ZJJX-2024 chromosome 56, ASM4041242v1, whole genome shotgun sequence genome includes a region encoding these proteins:
- the LOC136836127 gene encoding uncharacterized protein — protein MLKRSLNIADITNHLKGARVFTKIDLLKGYFQVPVAKKERRQRLSPPSASTRSVTAALAFGTSLTWTTDASNMAMGVVLLGFFSKKLMVAEQKYSKFDRELLAIHKPICHFHHMIEGWQFVIQMNHQPLVHNKNHRRMIRIAYPEIGEAEKEDVDLQRLWKDNPTLMWSDKSINNREMTITCKTGTGHPRPYLSAGLRRRPQPVPPIRLYNCLNCSGTRVESRIGEVHTTHLHLAHIYIDKVGLLPPSEGYRYLFTIIYRNTKWPEAIPIWQQMAESCVKALMGWVSRHGVPQDITSDRGANFTSSLWYTLIDSFWTKIVHMMAYNPEANGIIEKLH, from the exons ATGTTAAAAAGAAGCCTGAACATAGCAGACATCACCAACCATTTGAAAGGTGCTAGagtcttcaccaaaatagatttgctgaagggatacttccaagttccagtagcaaagaaagagagaagacagCGATTATCACCCCCTTCAGCATCAACACGTTCAGTTACAGCTGCTTTGGCCTTCGGAAC gtccctcacttgGACAACTGACGCGAGTAACATGGCAATGGGCGTGGTACTGTTGGGGTTTTTCAGCAAAAAGTTAATGGtagcagaacaaaagtactccaagTTTGATAGAGAACTCCTGGCAATCCACAAACCCATCTGCCACTTCCACCACATGATAGAAGGATGGCAGTTCGTCATACAAATGAACCACCAACCCTTGGTACACAACAAAAACCACAGACGCATG ATCAGGATAGCCTATCCCGAAATAGGAGAGGCAGAAAAAGAGGATGTGGACCTACAACGACTGTGGAAGGACAACCCCACCCTCATGTGGAGTGACAAATCTATCAACAACAGAGAGATGACCATCACCTGCAAAACAGGTACCGGACACCCTCGCCCTTACCTGTCAGCAGGTCTCAGAAGgcgcccacaacctgtcccacccatcaggctgtACAACTGCCTGAATTGTAGTGGAACA AGAGTAGAGAGTAGAATAGGAGAGGTGCACACAACACACCTCCATCTTGCCCACATCTACATCGACAAAGTGGGTCTTCTACCCCCAtccgaggggtacagatacctgttcaccatcatctACAGGAATACCAagtggccagaagcaataccaataTGGCAACAGATGGCGGAGAGCTGTGTGAAAGCTCTCATGGGATGGGTTAGCAGACATGGAGTCCCACAAGACATCACAAGTGATAGGGGGGCCAACTTCACATCCAGTTTATGGTACACCCTCATAGACAGTTTTTGGACAAAGATAGTACACATGatggcctacaacccagaagccaaCGGCATCATTGAAAAGCTACACTGA
- the LOC136836128 gene encoding uncharacterized protein, with protein MTLPAVNRNRIQQRPRGTVRPHPQTYKHKGSTRFFIMDRRLNTEFLADKGACRSFVPASPHERLNPTPPTNIHVSTASGEPLKIYRRQTMKLSFSAKQYSWMFIMADVTLALLGADFLKEHNLLVDVASEQLIPKTAPTSSPQQRIQQTVSITSATPPLEIRCLLQEFPEAFKDDLQHDLTKPAKHNVQHHIVTEGPPVHTCLRCLAPEKLAHTKQIFKEM; from the exons ATGACGCTCCCAGCAGTGAACCGAAACAGAATCCAACAGCGACCCAGAGGAACTGTCCGCCCCCATCCACAAAC gtacaaacACAAAGGTTCAACACGCTTCTTCATAATGGACAGGAGATTGAACACAGAATTCCTTGCCGACAAGGGGGCATGCAGATCATTTGTGCCAGCTAGCCCACACGAACGactcaaccccaccccacccaccaacaTCCATGTATCCACTGCTAGCGGAGAACCACTCAAGATATACAGGAGGCAGACAATGAAACTGTCATTCAGCGCGAAACAATACAGCTGGATGTTCATCATGGCAGATGTAACGttagcacttttaggagcagacttcctaaaagaacATAACCTACTGGTGGACGTAGCATCAGAACAGCTGATCCCAAAAACTGCCCCCACATCATCGCCACAACAGCGGATACAACAAACCGTATCCATCACATCAGCCACCCCACCACTAGAAATAAGatgcctcctacaggagttcccagaggccttcaaagacgacctgcagcatgacttaaccaaaccagcaaagcacAACGTCCAGCACCACATAGTAACAGAAGGTCCCCCAGTCCACACCTGCTTAAGATGTTTAGCCCCAGAAAAACTCGCCCACACCAAACAAATATTCAAGGAAATGTAA